The bacterium DNA window ACAATTACGTTGCTGCTTGCGCTATCCGCCATGGCGAATGTGAATGGGCAGGACATGACCGGTGCGAAACGCTACCGTTTCACTGCCGACCATAAATTCATTCGTGCGCTGGAGTTAAATCATCCCGGCGTTATCATCGACGAAAAAACGCGCTACGGACGTGCAGTCGTTTGGGCAACATCGGAAGGGGCGGCTTCGCTTGCCGCTGCCGGGTTTGCTCTCGAGCTATTTCCCGACGATGAATCGATGGTCGATTGGTGGAATGCGTATCCGACCGCGCAACAAGTCACCGATTCGCTCAATGCGCTCGCATTGCGCCATCCCGAGCAAACCCGGATTGATACCATCGGCTACTCGGTACAAAATCGCCCGTTAGTTACAATCACCATCGGCAACAATATCAATAGCGCCGGCTTCGACAATCGCCCGGGGATCATGCTCAGCAGTACGCTCCATGGCAATGAGAAACCGGGAGTACCGTTGCTCCTGAATTTTGCCGAATGGCTACTCGATTCGACTGCCGCCGATGCCCGCTTAACCCGACTACTCAATGAATGCCGGGTGCTGTTGATGCCGCTGTCGAATCCCGACGGCTATACGTTGAACCAACGGGCGAATGCGAATGGAGTCGATCTGAATCGCAACTACCCCTGCAAAACCTCCGCCGATTCGCTCGATTCCCCGGCAGGACGACAGCCGGAAACGCAGGCGATTATGGCATGGGTAGCGCATACCCAACCGCTGCTCGCAGCAAATTACCATACCGGTACCATCGTTGTGAATTGGCCCTTCGATACCGATTTCGACGCTGGCGCGAATGCTTCGTACCCCCTGCAACCGGATCGGATGTGGTATCAAGCCGCTGCCGATAGCTACGCCGTCCACAATACCCCGATGTGGAATAATAACGAATCGCCGTTTACTCACGGTACGGTCAATGGCGTGTTGTGGTATCAAGCGATTGGCGGATTGCAGGATTATCAATACCGTTACCACAATATTCGCAGTGTGACGGTTGAATTGCATGATACCTATACCCCGGCGGCGAGCTGGCTCCCGACGATGTGGGAGACCAATAAATACTCAATCCTTGCGTATTGTTCGACAATCTGGCAAGGAGTCGATGTAACGATTCAAAATCCGGAACGCATCACCAATCGGACTGTCGCCCAGACATCGGCATGGGGACCGTTTTATAAGAAGTTGGGTGATACGCCGACCTATCGCTTTCTACTCCCTTATGGTTTTTGGCCAACTCGGGTCTATTCTCCGTTACGGCATTCGACCGGATATGCGAATCAAACGATTGAAACTCCCACGTTGCAAAATGTAAACTACACTCTGATGGTGCACACCCGTTTTCAAAACGATTCGGCAAATGTGTTGTCCTTGATGTTTGCCAATGGTGGAAGTATCTCCAGCGATTCGGTGCGATTCTCGCCCTACGAAGATTTACCGGGTAGATGGTTTTCCTCAACGATGCAACCCGATAGTTTTTTCTTCGCAGAATACCGATTAAACAACGATTCGATTGGGTTACTATACGAACGCGATTGGTTGGCGTTCGATTCGCCGAATGGCGTATTTGTTCCGGTACGGGCGTTACGCAGTGAAGTCTCCATTCGCCAAACCAACGCCATCTGGATGTATGAACCGATTACGCCCGAGCTGCCCGGTACGGGGACGGCTTTGCAGTATACAAACTCCGGCTATCGATTGGGTGGATTGACCGATTCGCCGACCGGAAATTATGCAAATAGTTTGCAACAAGATTTTGTATTCAATCCCACTACAATCATGAATACTACCCCTAATCGAGCTTTACTCACCGAAGATGT harbors:
- a CDS encoding DUF2817 domain-containing protein; amino-acid sequence: MNRFVNLLTITLLLALSAMANVNGQDMTGAKRYRFTADHKFIRALELNHPGVIIDEKTRYGRAVVWATSEGAASLAAAGFALELFPDDESMVDWWNAYPTAQQVTDSLNALALRHPEQTRIDTIGYSVQNRPLVTITIGNNINSAGFDNRPGIMLSSTLHGNEKPGVPLLLNFAEWLLDSTAADARLTRLLNECRVLLMPLSNPDGYTLNQRANANGVDLNRNYPCKTSADSLDSPAGRQPETQAIMAWVAHTQPLLAANYHTGTIVVNWPFDTDFDAGANASYPLQPDRMWYQAAADSYAVHNTPMWNNNESPFTHGTVNGVLWYQAIGGLQDYQYRYHNIRSVTVELHDTYTPAASWLPTMWETNKYSILAYCSTIWQGVDVTIQNPERITNRTVAQTSAWGPFYKKLGDTPTYRFLLPYGFWPTRVYSPLRHSTGYANQTIETPTLQNVNYTLMVHTRFQNDSANVLSLMFANGGSISSDSVRFSPYEDLPGRWFSSTMQPDSFFFAEYRLNNDSIGLLYERDWLAFDSPNGVFVPVRALRSEVSIRQTNAIWMYEPITPELPGTGTALQYTNSGYRLGGLTDSPTGNYANSLQQDFVFNPTTIMNTTPNRALLTEDVARISFLYRGNMEAWFDYWVVSCRIGEQPFIVLDTLTGIVSNWQLWTKEVFLTNQLPTDLQVKITVHTDNSVTRDGFTMDELSITTTALVSIDAPEYPSTLPNQFQLTCAPNPFNPTTRVSLSLPRDAMTKVALYDVMGREVQLLLNERKIAGTHTMTLNATALSSGVYFLRAQQNREVRTLKVALVK